Proteins encoded together in one Macadamia integrifolia cultivar HAES 741 unplaced genomic scaffold, SCU_Mint_v3 scaffold2467, whole genome shotgun sequence window:
- the LOC122066566 gene encoding salutaridine reductase-like, giving the protein MTGTNTNSASKRLAVVTGANKGIGLEICRQLASNGVAVVLTARDENRGVEAVEKLKGSGLSDVVFHQLEVTDPASIASLALFIKTQFGKLDILVNNAGVNGAIFDDAGLAAIMAVGDSQEVRAAKFKQLARQTCETGLECLQVNYYGTKKVTEALLPLLQLSDSPRIVNVSSSQGKLQRISHTWVKEVLSDIDGLTEERVDEALTKYLKDFREGLIDTQGWPAYSISKAALNTYTRILSKKLPKFRINCVGPGFVKTDLNCNTGEFTVEEGAAGPVKLALLTDDGPSGLFFYQKEVSSF; this is encoded by the exons ATGACAGGCACCAACACAAACTCTGCATCAAAGAG ATTGGCAGTTGTTACGGGGGCCAATAAGGGGATTGGATTGGAGATATGTCGCCAGTTAGCCTCCAACGGTGTAGCAGTGGTTTTGACAGCCAGAGATGAGAACAGAGGTGTTGAAGCTGTTGAGAAGCTCAAAGGGTCTGGACTATCTGATGTGGTTTTTCATCAACTGGAAGTGACGGACCCTGCTAGTATCGCTTCCCTTGCTCTCTTCATCAAAACCCAGTTTGGAAAGCTTGATATCTTG GTGAACAACGCAGGTGTCAATGGAGCCATATTTGATGATGCTGGTCTCGCAGCAATAATGGCAGTGGGTGATTCT CAAGAAGTTAGGGCAGCTAAATTTAAGCAACTGGCAAGGCAAACTTGTGAGACGGGCCTGGAATGTCTACAAGTGAACTACTATGGCACCAAAAAAGTGACTGAagcacttcttcctctccttcagtTATCGGATTCGCCAAGAATTGTGaatgtttcttcttctcaagGGAAGCTACAG AGAATCTCACACACCTGGGTTAAAGAAGTGCTAAGTGATATAGATGGTCTCACAGAAGAGAGAGTGGATGAGGCACTGACCAAGTATCTAAAGGATTTCAGGGAGGGTTTAATAGATACTCAAGGCTGGCCTGCCTATAGTATATCCAAAGCAGCTTTGAATACCTACACAAGGATTCTATCAAAAAAGTTGCCCAAATTCCGGATAAATTGTGTTGGCCCGGGTTTTGTTAAGACTGACCTTAACTGCAACACAGGAGAATTTACTGTTGAAGAAGGTGCAGCAGGTCCTGTAAAGTTGGCTTTGTTGACTGATGATGGCCCTTCTGGGCTATTCTTTTATCAGAAGGAAGTGTCTTCTTTCTGA